One genomic window of Coregonus clupeaformis isolate EN_2021a unplaced genomic scaffold, ASM2061545v1 scaf1186, whole genome shotgun sequence includes the following:
- the LOC123486387 gene encoding neural cell adhesion molecule 1-like codes for MVAKTMALPIASVSVSPQGLLYSGETVTLQCVIPGYTDWTYYWYKNNQHLPDETSKVIDITIPITQPGLVGQYRCEGTRTDWPQWSQPRGDITISVTGLPKATLTVKPNPAYPGETVTLTCSVGSDSSWSYQWYKDRNDNVVSQSVRHTITGDTLTISSVAESDQGLYWCQGEIQSRSISSIISDPVRVTLNALPTASVKIVTPQGLLYPGDTVTLQCDISDYTDWTYRWFRDN; via the exons atggtagccaaaacaaTGG CTCTGCCCATAGCCTCCGTGAGTGTCTCTCCTCAGGGTCTCCTCTACTCTGGAGAGACAGTCACTCTGCAGTGTGTCATACCAGGCTACACAGACTGGACGTACTACTGGTACAAAAACAACCAACACCTTCCTGATGAGACCAGTAAAGTCATTGATATCACCATCCCCATCACTCAGCCTGGTCTGGTTGGTCAGTACAGATGTGAGGGGACGAGGACAGATTGGCCCCAGTGGTCACAACCCAGGGGTGACATCACTATCAGTGTCACTG GTCTGCCTAAAGCTACACTGACTGTGAAGCCAAACCCTGCATACCCTGGAGAGACAGTTACTCTGACGTGTTCAGTAGGGTCTGACAGTAGCTGGAGCTATCAGTGGTACAAAGACAGGAATGATAATGTAGTATCCCAGTCTGTCAGACACACTATAACAGGAGACACCCTCACCATCAGTAGTGTTGCTGAGTCTGACCAGGGTCTCTACTGGTGTCAGGGAGAGATCCAGTCCAGATCCATATCATCAATAATCAGTGATCCTGTCAGAGTCACCCTGaatg CTCTGCCCACGGCCTCAGTGAAGATAGTCACTCCTCAGGGTCTCCTCTACCCTGGAGATACAGTCACTCTGCAGTGTGACATATCAGACTACACAGACTGGACGTATCGCTGGTTCAGAGACAAC